The following DNA comes from Rosa rugosa chromosome 5, drRosRugo1.1, whole genome shotgun sequence.
ttgttcctttcctgtaagaaatgccaaatctcaacaaacttgactttgttgctttggaggtttccagaagaaactatctaaagtggactcaagatgtgataattcatctaactgcaaagaagatgagatcaacaatcaatgctaacaatgtcgtcattgaggttTTTAATATGAGTgtcataattttcaaaggaaacatatggagaaaacactccaagttgagtatccgatgaagaggatacacagattctttgggtcgctctagaagagcactttcaccatcaaatgaccattttcttgcttgaagcaagacatgattggcagaacgaaattagcccatatgaccgtctgccacttggccaaagcccaagaggccatgtaatcaggctccacgtggccaaggcccacgtggtaggaaccatgatgccataactcagcaagcccgagttgaaaggaacactggtccggcccgctgccaccagaatcgaccagcatgatctttgttatcaatgtggaggaattgactgctggtcccgcacctgttgtgcgatagcctaagcagtagatgagtattacgccagtcgcagaactcgaaataccaactttattaaagggtcattttctatcgattccacactagagatcatggattttcaggcagttactgaacataccgaggattagaactcgaagacatgggtataattggccccttgtgccatatctatttcatcttaatgaatgaaacatcttcggattttggtgatttatgttttcaattattttggattatagaaatgtggttatgttcgaatatatttaattcaataaacttattcatacatgtgatccattgaattaaataaatgaataggcatattctgtggggaagtttgttgtctggttaaaagtgctattacgcacaccatactcccagatcggagatatttttcaaacttattgtctattcatacctctgtgacaaccgtatcaggccaatccaacctgatagagggttatggcaaaacccactatatgttgtccaatggtactgaacctaccattaatgaagccttataatctccacgttccagaagaacgttattgagtattaaggatatatattcgaaccaacatttatcacgttgaaacccctaagaaaaatgagtgtaatatctttgcataacctctgaatgtgcggccagaagcgtatattggagaaattgaaatttgttagccagaagctaaccaattcgagcaactacttgctatggcatgaccatttgggacacccaggtcaaagtatgatgcaccgtatcctcaacttatcacacgggcatccccttctgaataagggtcctgtgtttagtaacacattacgccaaacttgctcgttaggaatgttaaactctagaccgtcatgtgcaaagactagtatatacacacaccatttttctgcacagaatgcaaggaaaatttgtggacctttccaaccaccatgcggacaatttaaatatttcatggttgtggttgatgtatcgacaaagtgatcacatgttacactattgtccacaagaaaatgctgcttttgctaaactctcgcccagatcatgaaattgtggctcaccactcggattatcccataaagtccataagacttgataatgccggagagtttacagattgtcactttgatgagacaatcttcccgccgttagggggagataagaacgttaccgttcctgatgaacgacgtgaattgacgtggaatgtccccactatgtctcatctcgatccccgaaccgcacaatgcgatagtgaagtgcggagaattctagatctacaaagtatagcccaaaatatgccagacgctttctctgatctagctaaagtgaccagatcacatatacctgctgcaaatatgcctgtaaGGATAGACGTCCCCGTATGACATGTCatcccagatggacgaggtacgaccatagcggctaaccagtcatatgtccctgcccagaagtgaggtagaccattaggttcGAAAGATTCTTATCCCCAGAAGAGGGTAAACTCGGCACAAATGAATCTTCTTGACATCGCAATCTCAAACTgattcatctcacgagataaatccggattatgggtccgtcctagaagagacgacgttgggggacgctccaacatttgaacccactcccgagaatagagaaatctcggtaaactttgtgagatttggaattggaatgagattatcatcgatgatgtgTTTGTATTTGCGGTGGCCACCGAAACTAAAACAAGAGATGAAATCGAACcttgctccgttgatgaatgttaACGAAGAAATGACtggccaaaaaggaaataagcaatctaggtcaaattagattccttgacaaagagaaaggtgttttggacctgttgttcctacacctccccatgttaaacctgtagaatttaaatgggtatttataaggaagcgtaatgagaaaaatgagattgtgatacacaaagctcgtctagtggcgcaagaattttctcaacgccctgtgattgattacgaggaggcgtattctcccgtaatgaacgtcataacgttccactaccttatcaatttggtagtttccgaaaaactgaatatgcagcttatgaatgtggtcataacttatctctagggggatcataatacagagatatacctgaaagttcctgaaggacttaaggTACccaatgcaaatagttctagaccacggaacgtgttctccattagttttgaggtgtTCACTTTATGAATTAAAACAATCTAGACGGAAGTGGTATAACcatctaagtgaatatttgatcgggatgggatatgtgaataataaactacgcctatgcgtgtttattaaggaaacaaattCCGGGTTTGCAATtatggcggtctatgtcaaagacatgaatttgattgatattcctgaagagatcaaggaaactgcaaagcacctgaagtcggaatttgagatgaaagcccttgggagaacaaattattgtctcgacctggagcccgagcaaagtgcagatgaaattttggtccatcaaccaaattacatccagaagatgttaatatGCTTTAAtcaggataaaagcaagcacactcatggtcgtccgaagtctagagagaaccgtattgTTCTACTggtgataacgaagagatattggtgccagaagtcccatatctaagtgcaataggtgcattattgtacttggctcaatgccctagacaggacatcccattcgatgtgaacttgttagctagatatagctctgcaccaacacgccgccactggaatggtataaaagatatttttcgttatcttagaggtacgattgatatgggcttattttatccctatgcatcaagaaatggatcaaacccccttgatcctcagaatgatgctcgccttgttggatatgctgatgcaggctatctatcagacccacacaaggcgcgttcccaaactggttatgtctttgccattgggaatactgcaatttcttggaggtctacaaaacagacccttgttgctatcTCTTTGAATCATGTTGAGATTCTAGCTTTTcacgaagcagtatgtgaatgtatatggttgagagccatcacaaagcaCATGTGGGCTGCATTCCACCAttgatgaaccaaccactatccacgaggataatgctgcttgcatcaagcaaatgaagacgggtttcatcaaaggagacaacaccaaacatattgcaccaaagttcttcttcaatcagcaacaataggagcatcagaaaattaaagtcaagcagattcgatctgaagacaatcgtgcagacctcttcactaagtcactaccaaagtctacattctagaagcatgtacaaggtattggtctacgtaaattatctgaattacctaacatgtaattttcagggggagttgaatcagggggagtatctagaagcatacccacttgaccatcgtgtactcttttgtccttcgtccagggttattttgtcccactgggtttttattacctggcaaggttttaacgaggcatatctttagcatggtcgccccacttatactacatcctgaagatgttttgattcaatatatatgcatttgctcatcttttcccttcgaccacgggtttttcccactgggtttaccgggcaaggttttggtgtagcaaatctaaatgcatccctctcgtagacatactacctacttatgatgctaataagaagactccacttatctccgaagctgtgatattactactccacactcatacgcgttgtgctctttttctccttcgaccaaggttgtttttttcccacagggtttttattacttggcaaggtttttgatgagacaacttagaagcgcacaacccatgcaacactattgacatgaaatatccaagggggagtgttgtaaatcattatggctatatcatgtaaatagatatagggtaaatcattatgttgttataggcttaccctttccatgttttatggatgactttaggaatccttgttttatggaggactttaggggtccttgttttatggaggactttaggctacatgttccctatcttccactatatgtagtccatttctcatccatgttatgaggagaaaaacagaaaatactacacttattatctgcatctaaactctctctctctctcaagttcttagaagcaaagctctctccattttctgaaacactttctatgttagttttacaacaataATGACATTATTGCAGATCTTTGGTCTATGTACACATGTAATTGCTGAACTCATTTAATTGTTAGGTGTTCTTATAGTCTAATCAATGCTGCGTCATTCTAGCAACAAAAACTGAACTCACACGCAATTAACTTCTCTATTGACATGCACATAAATAGCCATGAACTTAGAAAAGCAAGCAATACTCAGCTTTCAAAAGACACAGTGCAAGAAGAAGCAATACCTTTATTGGGCTTGAtgattttctctctttctcttctccaaTTAGAAGGCTCCAGAAGCAAGAAAGAAGAGATTCTAGACAGAATACAGATCGAAGTAATTACTATGAGAGATTTTAAAACATAAGAAGATATTACtttaattgaattgaattggcTTTAGGCCTAAAAGCAAGATTGAAGACACACTGCACCAAACGAAAATAATATTAGGCTGTACATATTGAATGCTGTAGAGACAGTTCTATGGAAATTCAACCACCTTAACAATGAGTTTTGAAAGGTTTTACTCAAGACAACCAAATCTCATTTTTAAGGTGGTTGAATTTGCATATATCTGTCCTAAATCGTTGCATATTATGGGTTTATATATTGAGTGTCGTCGAGACAACTATATGGAAATTCAACCACTTGAACAATGAGTTATCAAAGACTTAACTGAAGAAGTAATAGAGTTGAAGTGAAAGTCATTGTCCAAGTGATTGAATTTGCATATACCTGTGATAAATCATTGAAAGATTCTGTTGAAGCTAAATTGCAGGAAAAAACTTAAACCTCTAGCTTAAATTAATGGATACAAATTGACATAGAAAGCAAATAGAAACGAATATATAGATGAATTGTATAAGAAGTGGAAATGGTGGCAATCAAACAGCAGGCCAGATGGCTCTATGCATGCGAGTAGCTGCTCAGAATAAGAGTACAGGAAGAAGAAGTGTGATTACCTTTCTTGGTATGAGCTCCGTCGCGTCTCTGTTTCTGGCTGAGAGCTCAATTGAGCGGTTTACTTTGGAAGCGTTTGTTAAAGGTCATACGTGTAGGGTGATTGAGTTATACGTGTAAGAGCTGGTGAAGGTGCTGCAGATACGTGTAAGCACTGGTGAAGGTTGTGGTGATACGTGTAAGGAACTTTGTTTGTTTTAaagtggaattttttttttttggctattcGGAAATTCTATTCATGTGTATAACtaaagaaataaaatagaaaaacaatTATTTGTCTTCATCATGTATAGTATAAGTTTTTAATGTCAATTTTGTATTACGATAAAGATATATATGCAAGGGGAAACAAAAAGTTATTAAGTTATAATTTCTTTAAAACATCTTTGTAAACTATATTTTTGGTATGTGTATCTGGCATATTGTTATTATTTTGTATAAGAATTTTTAGTCCATCAATTGAAGTAACTCTTGACAATGCGACATATAATTGCCCATGTGTGAATACTGATTCAGGAAGATACACACCAACTTGTTTTAGAGATTGGCCTTGACTCTTATTAATAGTCATTGCGTAACATGGTCTAACTGGAAATTGTCgtcttttcaaaataaatggcCACTTGTTTTCAGTTGATGTAAGAACAATTCGTGGGAGGTAAACTTTATGGTCAATTTTATTACCCGTCAAAATTCTTGCTTCTATAACTCGATCAAGCATATTGGTGACAACCAATCTTGTTCCATTGCATAATCCAACTGTTTGGTTAAGGTTTCTTAACAACATGATAGGCATTCCAATTTTCAATTGTAATTTATGTGGAGGTAATCCATTTAATTCAAGGCTGTTAAGAAATTCGACAGAATACAGTTCTGCGAGTTTTTCATGGTTTTCAGATGTTGAACATACGGTGTCTGAGCTTAAATATATTCTTTCGTCTCCTggcaattgattgattatatgATCATTAATTTCATAAACAATTTTGTTCCGAGGTGTTACAATCGCTCGTTCTCTTAAATAGTCATAATTGGTATGATTTTGATTAAATGCTGGATAAGTTGCAAGAAAAATTTGGCTTATTGGATCATCGTTTGCGTGAATAAGCAATTCTTTTGGTATTTCTATCCATGATGCATCACTGTCAGTTTGATCAGCCACTCCAAGCTGCACACCATCACCGATGTCCAAGATCCATTTTGCAAATATagatattttcattttttcttcatcAGTTAGATTTTCTTTATGTAGTCTCATATTTTCTGTTAAAGGAAATGTTTTGAACTCTGACCATAAATATGAGCTATTCAAAGCAGCATTAATAATATCTTCCTTTTTACCACCAGTAACGACAGGTAAAATTTGTCTAAAATCACCACCAAACAGAAAAGGCTTCCCACCAAATGGAATAGTAAGCTCTGAATTATTTAAAGGTGGCAATATATCACGTAAGGTTTTATCTAGTGATTCAAAACAATGTTTATGATTCATGGGAGCTTCATCCCAAATAACCAGATGTGCTTTTTCAATTAGTTTTGCTAAATTTGTTCCTTTTTTAACTGAGCACACTGAACAATCGTTAACAACAATAGGTATTTTGAATCTTGAATGAGCAGTTCTACCGTTTGGTAATAGAAGTGATGCAATTCCTGAAGATGCAACTGCCAAAACAATTTTCCTTTCTGATCTGAGCTTGCTGATGATTACATGCCATAAAAATGTCTTGCCTGTTCCACCATGACCATTAACAAAAAAGAGACCTGGTTTGCTTTCTTCAACTACTTTTATAACACTTTCATATACTGCCTTTTGACCAGCGTTTAATTGAGTTACCAAAATTGCATGTTCTTGTTTTAATGTATTAAAATCATAGTCTAATTCCTCTCTCAATAATTTGTTATGCAATTCTATCATTTTGTTTTCATCAGGCATTGGTAAATGATAATTCTTTAAAGAGCTAGATGATGAGTTAAAAATTTTTTCCAATTCAAACAGAAGTGAATTTTGCATTTCTGAATCAGATAAACTTATATTAAGATTTTCAGAATCATTCATAAAGTTGTAACGAATATCATCACACATACTTATCCAATGTGTATCAAAAAGTAACTGTGGATTGGAGACGTCACAAAACATTACTATCGTCACAAATAGTTGTCGTAATTCAGAAGCAGTTGCTGTGAGTGAAGAGTTTGTTAAAGCTTCGATCCATTCTTTATCATCACCTAAAAGACCCATGCTTCGACATGCCTCTTGATATGAAGATTTAACTTCACCATTAACAGTTTTGATGGAATTATAGTCAATACAACCTTTTTGCAAATTTAATAGCATTCGTAAGTAATATAGCTCTCCCGATGCAGGATGTATTGATGCTATTCTACCAAGAGAACCTTTCAGCTTCCTAGGTTTCCAGAACAAACCTTTATTATCCCAAACAAATTTGGAAGGAAATTCTGCGTATGTTAGTGAGCGTGCTTCTGGATAATCAACATTTGCTTTAAACCATGCAGTTAACATTGTATCCTTTGACATTGTGTATCTTACAATTGACTCTAGCTGTTGTGATTCATTAAAAACAACATTTTGTTGAAAAGGTAAATGCACAGGTAACCGTTGAACAGCAGGATGTCTTGAATGAATAGGGTATTCAAATAATCGCCATACTGCCTCAGGAGGTGATAAATATCGACAATTCAAGTACGTTTTGATTTCATCATTCATATTGTCTTGTAACACAACTCTTGCTCTATCTGGTCCTTTGTTTATATACTTGAAAAGATATTTAATAAGCATTGAATGAGAACATGATTCAACATTGATGTGTGCTTTATACTTTAGTAGCAACATTTTATTATAAGGCACAACAAAACTATTGTCTATATTAACACCATTTTTAACAAAAAGATTATCCACATTTGGTCGGCGACGATATAATGGAACAGTGCCCGTTTCAAACAAAGTAGTTGTTTGATATGCTTTTGGAAAATGTTTTGAACACTTGCCGTTTTGCATGCATGGAGATCTTACATTCAAATTTCCGCATGGACCGTGAATCATAAATTGTGTGACTATTTCATACAGTTGTGGATCAAGAGACTTGTTTGGAAGCTCAGCTGATATGATAGAGTCTATATCAATGGACGAATAgcatttgtattttttttttagccaaATTAACATATGTGAGTGAGGAAGACCCCTTTTTTGAAATTCAATAGTATAGACATCTGGTTAAACATAACAGAAGAGAGAATTAGTAAACGTCTTTACAAATTAAGTAatacttggaaaaaaaaaaaaaactcagttgGGAAATTTATAAATTTACCTGCTTCGACTTCTCCAAATGGTTCACCAGATTTAATAAAAGCAATCAAATCATCCTGCttaattttaaaaattctaGATATAATATCAGGTCTATCGTCTGCTTTATAACcagattttttttcaaattcacGTATAATTTCAGGCCATTTCACATTGCAAGTAAAAGTTATGAACAAATCAGGATTTCCATACTGACGACATATTGCCATTGCATCTTGATAATTATTTATCATGTATCTAGGACTTCCAGTAAAACTGCTTGGCAATATTACTTTCTGACCAATATTACGCGCATCATTTTCTCCTCTAGAAACTGCATCATACATACCTTTTAATACCTCACTTCTTAaacttgcttggttgtttctaaCATAATCCAATCGATCTTCCTCTACAGTTGCATAGCAATCAACCAAAAATTGCTGAAATAATCTTCCACCTTTCAATAAAGTTCCATTTTCATTAGTTCTCTCTTGTATTCGATATGCATAATAACTTCTCATAGATATTCGTTCACGTTTTTTGTCACTGTCTGTCACAGTTAGTCGTAATTTTAGATTTAGACTAAACCCATCTTGACCGTATGGAAATAAAATTGGGTATTGCAAAGACATGTATTTAGGACACAATTTTGTAATACGTTGCAAACGTCCATCATGAAGTCGTGACACGATGTCTCTTTCAGAATAGAACAAACCAATATCGCCAACAATTAAACCACTTATCTCTTCGGATGCCGGTTGTTCATATTGTCTTCCATCACTGATTTGTTGATCAAGTATAGACATATGCAATGACGGCAACGCCTTAGCTTGATACATGCTCTTAATATTTCGGAAGTACTTAGCTACTTCATTGATTTCGTTAAACATCATGGTCAGTTTGCGGACAATGTTTGGGTCAAGTGTATCATTTGTCATTTCAGGATCAGCTGCTCTCATTCGATTTAGGACTTCATTGCAAGTGTCATAAATGTATAATTGAGCAAATTTTGGACATTCACCATCAGGTGGTAATAAAGATCCCATTAAATGGCATACTTGACCACTAATTCGAAAGACATAAGGTCCGGAACCATTATTAACAGAATGATCAACTTTTCCACCCATAGAAGTGAAATTGAACATTGAATTGTAAATACGAATATTAGCTCTAAACAATGAATTCTTTGAAGGATCCAATAACTTATCTAGAAATTCCGGAGTGTCAGGCTCTGGTGGCAGGCATATCTTGCCCTCTCGGCAACAATGTGTAAAAACAGGCGGTTTATTGTTGCTGCTCTGTTTCTTTGATTCATTTCTCCAGAACAGTGCGTTGcaataacaacaacaatataTCTTGTCCCCAACATCGCTGTAATCATGCACAGTCCCTACGATAAAAAATACATGCTTAGTTTCATCAAATAAATGctatatctacacacacacacacacacacacacacacgataCAGAAATGATAAACATATAAACATGTGATTGATACTttgataaacatataaaaaagTAGTTGCTATGTAGACTGTGATAAGCATGAGTATCTGATAAATTTGAACCTTGAATACTTTTTTGATATGAGGCTTGGCCAATTTTACTTGTCCCAGCTTGCAACTCACATCCAAGTAAATTGTTCATGCACTCATTATTAACTCCACCTTGTGATATTAACTGCTTCCTCTTGTCTGATTTTAGTAGCGATGCTCTCACTACAAACAACAAACCATTTGACAATAAGAATTTCATATGAATGATAAACTCAAAAAATAGTATTAGAACACAAAACATAAAGCA
Coding sequences within:
- the LOC133711477 gene encoding uncharacterized protein LOC133711477, which codes for MFAGTRDNVQNQSWSEDQDSGSIHSFYDITANPLDKQASGSKSDKRRRLMLESSVDSSIQVRASLLKSDKRKQLISQGGVNNECMNNLLGCELQAGTSKIGQASYQKSIQGTVHDYSDVGDKIYCCCYCNALFWRNESKKQSSNNKPPVFTHCCREGKICLPPEPDTPEFLDKLLDPSKNSLFRANIRIYNSMFNFTSMGGKVDHSVNNGSGPYVFRISGQVCHLMGSLLPPDGECPKFAQLYIYDTCNEVLNRMRAADPEMTNDTLDPNIVRKLTMMFNEINEVAKYFRNIKSMYQAKALPSLHMSILDQQISDGRQYEQPASEEISGLIVGDIGLFYSERDIVSRLHDGRLQRITKLCPKYMSLQYPILFPYGQDGFSLNLKLRLTVTDSDKKRERISMRSYYAYRIQERTNENGTLLKGGRLFQQFLVDCYATVEEDRLDYVRNNQASLRSEVLKGMYDAVSRGENDARNIGQKVILPSSFTGSPRYMINNYQDAMAICRQYGNPDLFITFTCNVKWPEIIREFEKKSGYKADDRPDIISRIFKIKQDDLIAFIKSGEPFGEVEAAELPNKSLDPQLYEIVTQFMIHGPCGNLNVRSPCMQNGKCSKHFPKAYQTTTLFETGTVPLYRRRPNVDNLFVKNGVNIDNSFVVPYNKMLLLKYKAHINVESCSHSMLIKYLFKYINKGPDRARVVLQDNMNDEIKTYLNCRYLSPPEAVWRLFEYPIHSRHPAVQRLPVHLPFQQNVVFNESQQLESIVRYTMSKDTMLTAWFKANVDYPEARSLTYAEFPSKFVWDNKGLFWKPRKLKGSLGRIASIHPASGELYYLRMLLNLQKGCIDYNSIKTVNGEVKSSYQEACRSMGLLGDDKEWIEALTNSSLTATASELRQLFVTIVMFCDVSNPQLLFDTHWISMCDDIRYNFMNDSENLNISLSDSEMQNSLLFELEKIFNSSSSSLKNYHLPMPDENKMIELHNKLLREELDYDFNTLKQEHAILVTQLNAGQKAVYESVIKVVEESKPGLFFVNGHGGTGKTFLWHVIISKLRSERKIVLAVASSGIASLLLPNGRTAHSRFKIPIVVNDCSVCSVKKGTNLAKLIEKAHLVIWDEAPMNHKHCFESLDKTLRDILPPLNNSELTIPFGGKPFLFGGDFRQILPVVTGGKKEDIINAALNSSYLWSEFKTFPLTENMRLHKENLTDEEKMKISIFAKWILDIGDGVQLGVADQTDSDASWIEIPKELLIHANDDPISQIFLATYPAFNQNHTNYDYLRERAIVTPRNKIVYEINDHIINQLPGDERIYLSSDTVCSTSENHEKLAELYSVEFLNSLELNGLPPHKLQLKIGMPIMLLRNLNQTVGLCNGTRLVVTNMLDRVIEARILTGNKIDHKVYLPRIVLTSTENKWPFILKRRQFPVRPCYAMTINKSQGQSLKQVGVYLPESVFTHGQLYVALSRVTSIDGLKILIQNNNNMPDTHTKNIVYKDVLKKL